Proteins from a single region of Octopus bimaculoides isolate UCB-OBI-ISO-001 chromosome 11, ASM119413v2, whole genome shotgun sequence:
- the LOC106876465 gene encoding uncharacterized protein LOC106876465, with product MAAKLNNVDFEHIWSIALKNNSVQEAANQRDGNNPDNRHRDPQVLADDAAINHTKDHVKEDIATTDTSKQPSEKEMSKSTQLKAIFKIPYLRKITIAISICWMIDITSFTSLYFMVEALGGSVYFNFSMLGVAEVVSSIFYSLGVSRFGHKISLIFSKTFTAILTFSAGLLMLLAETKNNVLMQTIEDVQKMRAEEKSKSIRT from the exons ATGGCTGCTAAACTGAATAACGTTGACTTTGAACACATCTGGAGCATAGCATTAAAAAATAACTCCGTACAAGAAGCAGCCAATCAGAGAGATGGAAATAATCCTGACAACCGACATCGTGACCCCCAAGTTCTGGCAGACGATGCAGCAATTAACCACACGAAAGACCACGTTAAGGAAGACATTGCAACAACAGACACCTCAAAGCAACCGAGTGAAAAAGAAATGTCAAAGTCTACCCAACTGAAGGCTATTTTTAAAATACCATACCTAAGGAAAATTACTATCGCCATTTCCATTTGCTG GATGATAGACATAACATCATTCACCAGTCTTTATTTCATGGTGGAGGCTTTAGGAGGAAGTGTATATTTCAACTTTTCAATGCTGGGAGTGGCTGAAGTTGTTTCTTCAATATTTTACTCGCTGGGAGTGAGCAG GTTTGGTCATAAAATATCGTTGATATTTTCAAAGACTTTTACGGCGATACTAACATTTTCAGCTGGTCTCTTGATGTTACTTGCAG aaacaaaaaataatgttttaatgcaAACCATCGAAGATGTCCAGAAAATGAGAGCAGAAGAAAAATCGAAGTCAATAAGAACATAA